The following proteins are encoded in a genomic region of Desulfovermiculus halophilus DSM 18834:
- a CDS encoding O-antigen ligase family protein, whose product MAAFDMFADNPVLGVGQGNFPWRIMEYEDREGYHGRFHGSRPAHSIYFTLLPELGIIGTVIFFLLVKKNFATIRRVRRYARDEFKHVNTEQAQYYDNIGLGLMGAFVGYFFSGIFLSVLYYPHFWVFLALPLALEKSMLKQEALGGHEN is encoded by the coding sequence ATCCGGTTCTGGGTGTCGGTCAGGGCAATTTTCCTTGGCGAATTATGGAGTATGAAGACAGAGAAGGATATCATGGAAGGTTTCACGGGAGTCGGCCAGCCCACTCCATCTATTTCACGCTGCTTCCTGAGTTGGGAATTATAGGAACAGTCATCTTTTTTCTGCTGGTGAAAAAAAATTTCGCTACTATTCGCAGAGTACGCAGATACGCCCGGGATGAGTTCAAACATGTCAATACAGAACAGGCTCAGTATTATGACAATATAGGACTCGGTTTGATGGGTGCATTTGTGGGATATTTTTTTAGTGGAATCTTCTTGTCTGTGTTATATTATCCTCATTTTTGGGTTTTTCTTGCCCTTCCTTTAGCATTGGAAAAATCAATGCTGAAACAGGAAGCCTTAGGTGGTCACGAAAATTGA